ATCTAAAGATAGAGAGGCCTGATAGAGTTCCCGACATCCTGTGTAACTCACGAATTTTGACTGTAACCTTTCCTGTGACGATACgtttatttaaaaacattttttacttccaCTTTATGTACCTAATAAGCTACAGCTACTGGCGCAAGTTTAAAGCATATGAACGCACTGGAGTAAAGGAGATGCATCATGATGGTCTTGTGTTGAGAAGAGAGAAGGGCACTACTTATCAATATATAAATTACTTTCAGTTGCCGATTCCGAAGATTTGGTCGCACCGAATAATGAATCTGAAATAAAAGACAATCAGTGGCTTGGAGTGACTGTTAGAAGCCAAGGTGTTGGCGGCAAAGTTATGGTAGgtgtttaaattcatttaaatcTTTCCATAGCTTCAAAGgtgagtaagaaaaaattccaCTGCAGGGTCAAGAATGATTGAATGTCTACAGGCATAGATATTTATTGGTATTTTATTACCTATTCAGGTCTGTGCTCATCGTTACATTGTCAAAACGCCAGATTCACGATGGGGTCAAGGTCTTTGCTATATTTTGACTAAGGAATTGGAATTCGAAGATGTTAAGAAGCCCTGTTCTGGCAGACGGACAAACAAGTTAGACTACTTCGCTTTCAACCTTTCAACGAATACAATTCCTGAAAGATACCAATGTTTAATAATCTATCTTGTCTTATTAATAGAGCTCACGAGGAGTTTGGATACTGCCAGGCAGGTACTAGCGGATTGTTGACGTCAGAAGACCGCGTACTGATCGGAACACCAGGCCCTCACACGTGGAGAGGAAACCTTTTTGTCTTTAGTATTGCAGACAATTTTTTGGATCGTGACAACACCATCTATCATGCCCCAATGCAGGACGCTTCTCCCGTCAACAAGTATAGCTACTTGGGTGAGCACGATGATTCGATTGGCCCAAGTCCCTGCATTAGTCCTTTCGGCTCTCTATAttagttttttattatttcacaggAATGTCCGTGGCTGCAGGTAACTTTTTTAGTCTAAACACTTCCTACGCCACTGGCGCACCCCGATCTAACGGTACAGGACAGGTGGTTCTATTGTCAAGACATCACAATCAGGAAGAAATGAGCGTAGACTTGATTTTGGATGGCGAGCAATTCGCCTCAAGCTACGGATACGAAATAACGTCCGCTGACGTTAATGGAGACAAGTAATTTGAccattgaattaaaatttacagaaaattttattgacaaGTTGAGATATTGTAACGAAATTTGTTTCACCACTTTTTCCTCCTATTTTCAGCCTCACAGATCTTGTAGTAGCTGCACcgttttatttcaacaaagCAGAGGGTGGGGCGGTTTACGTTTACACAATGCTGTGCAAAAACGCAACAAAGAATGAAAAGTGCAACAAACCAATCAAGTTAATTGGACGCGAGGAGTCACGGTTAGTTCAGACGTCACTGTAATGTGGTGTTCAGTTTTGAGTTAGAAATGCCGAAAAGTATACAACCTGTTCCATCTCGCTTTTGCAGATTCGGATTTGCTCTGACCAATTTGGGGGACCTGAACAAGGATGGATACGAAGATATTGCTATTGGAGCGCCTTACGAAGGCAGGGGGGCAGTTTATATCTACCTTGGGTCTAAAGATGGCTTAATCACTTCTCCATCTCAGGTTTGTCTCCAAAATTTTCGGCCCATTCTGCTCGATGTAGAATAGAGTATTGTATTACTTCCTAACGTTTGGATCGAATGTTTGATAATGATTCTAGGTGATTCATTCGAGTCAAATGCCAACCTCCCTCAGCACATTTGGGTATTCTTTAAGCGGGGGAATTGACATGGATAAAAATGGATATCCAGATCTTTTAGTCGGCGCTTACGACGACAACGCTGTTATCCTCCTCAGGTCTCGAAAGATCATCGATATTACAACCTACATTCGATATCAGAATAAAGATTTGACTTACCAAGAAAAGATCGCGCCAATAGATCCAAACAAGCATGGATGTCCTGCTGATCCTACTTCTAACTACACGTGGTGAGTAAAAAAGTTGTTTCGATAAAACGAGTATCAGAAAAAGGATGCCAACAATCTGAAGAGAAGTACTGATACAATCGTTTGTCAGTTTCTCATTCGAAGCCTGCTGCAAAACCGCTTCATTGGTCAGAGATGAAGACACGCAAAATCTCCGACTCAACTACTACATAGAAGCAGAAACTTATTCAGGAGTGAGAAAGTTTTCTCGAGTCTGGTTTAAAAATGACAATCTACGTCCAAGTTCTATCAATCGTACAGTAACGCTGGATCCAAAAGGGGTGGTGCACTGCCAATCTGACACTGTTTATCTAAAGGTAAGACTGTAGAGATATAACATAAAACTTGCGTACTTGAAATAAGTGGAAATTGAGGTACTAAGAAAATTATCTTTATAGGAAAACACACGTGACATTCAATCCCCGATAAAGTTTAGATTTAATTACACATTGATTCAAGAAGAACCAGTTATGCCGGTTGAAGGAGCCCCGTTGcctgaaatgaaaaactttccCATACTGAATCAGCAGGAAGCTGCGAGAATATTTGAAGCTACTTTCCAAAAAGAATGTGGATCGAATGATATTTGTGAAAGTAATGTTCAGCTTCAAGCAGCGTTAAATCTGACAGGTAAGTTGATTGCTTTGTAGTCAATTGATTAATCAAAAcgaattatttctgcatcaaATACCGTTTGACCTGAACGTTTTGCTTTTCATTTTGATAGCGTTATCAACCGCGCCAAACTTTTATGAATTATTGCTTGGCGAAAAGGAAGAAGTTGTCGTTGATGTAAACGTGACAAATATTGGAGAATCTGCTTACGAGGCCCAGCTCTTTATCATCCATTCACCAAGCCTAAGCTATATTGCTAGTAAAAGTAACGATTCGATCCTTTGTAACTTGTACAA
This is a stretch of genomic DNA from Neodiprion fabricii isolate iyNeoFabr1 chromosome 2, iyNeoFabr1.1, whole genome shotgun sequence. It encodes these proteins:
- the LOC124176067 gene encoding integrin alpha-PS1 isoform X1, whose amino-acid sequence is MQKYFISTLLILSISRDVFGFNLEYRIPVIKRGSAGSYFGYSVAEHQDVSDDDSQKSTSWMLVGAPLDQNRQPGTNRSGALWKCPLTTNTLDCEQVVTDGRTAAGIRSTSIADSEDLVAPNNESEIKDNQWLGVTVRSQGVGGKVMVCAHRYIVKTPDSRWGQGLCYILTKELEFEDVKKPCSGRRTNKAHEEFGYCQAGTSGLLTSEDRVLIGTPGPHTWRGNLFVFSIADNFLDRDNTIYHAPMQDASPVNKYSYLGMSVAAGNFFSLNTSYATGAPRSNGTGQVVLLSRHHNQEEMSVDLILDGEQFASSYGYEITSADVNGDNLTDLVVAAPFYFNKAEGGAVYVYTMLCKNATKNEKCNKPIKLIGREESRFGFALTNLGDLNKDGYEDIAIGAPYEGRGAVYIYLGSKDGLITSPSQVIHSSQMPTSLSTFGYSLSGGIDMDKNGYPDLLVGAYDDNAVILLRSRKIIDITTYIRYQNKDLTYQEKIAPIDPNKHGCPADPTSNYTCFSFEACCKTASLVRDEDTQNLRLNYYIEAETYSGVRKFSRVWFKNDNLRPSSINRTVTLDPKGVVHCQSDTVYLKENTRDIQSPIKFRFNYTLIQEEPVMPVEGAPLPEMKNFPILNQQEAARIFEATFQKECGSNDICESNVQLQAALNLTALSTAPNFYELLLGEKEEVVVDVNVTNIGESAYEAQLFIIHSPSLSYIASKSNDSILCNLYNNTVVCAIGNPFKMNQSVNIQVRFDPKGLGDNESQLEFITFVNSTSKEVIEKKPISLKATVSKRAELSIQGNIQRTYYGGLVIGESAIKHLHEVGPKVSHVYEVFNEGPWKVNIVEVHISWPYEVANDKPHGKWLLYLEELPTVQASGGGQCSLPYEHDVNPLGLQGSLSLDDVDAIFPSTTVISPLNGYMNRSSNMRRRRDTEKVINTKTMIGEDGLRHQIVSMNCKASTAKCFDIKCIIYNLQRNQEAVIAIKARLWNSTLVEDYPRVDEVRIGSNARIIIPSNVVIEQENLKDDEAVAETIAYPSLLGQQDAEPVPIWIIIVAIVAGLLLLILLTLVLWKLGFFKRRRPDPTLSGNLEKHRDDNPENEALFKH
- the LOC124176067 gene encoding integrin alpha-PS1 isoform X2 produces the protein MQKYFISTLLILSISRDVFGFNLEYRIPVIKRGSAGSYFGYSVAEHQDVSDDDSQKSTSWMLVGAPLDQNRQPGTNRSGALWKCPLTTNTLDCEQVVTDGRTVADSEDLVAPNNESEIKDNQWLGVTVRSQGVGGKVMVCAHRYIVKTPDSRWGQGLCYILTKELEFEDVKKPCSGRRTNKAHEEFGYCQAGTSGLLTSEDRVLIGTPGPHTWRGNLFVFSIADNFLDRDNTIYHAPMQDASPVNKYSYLGMSVAAGNFFSLNTSYATGAPRSNGTGQVVLLSRHHNQEEMSVDLILDGEQFASSYGYEITSADVNGDNLTDLVVAAPFYFNKAEGGAVYVYTMLCKNATKNEKCNKPIKLIGREESRFGFALTNLGDLNKDGYEDIAIGAPYEGRGAVYIYLGSKDGLITSPSQVIHSSQMPTSLSTFGYSLSGGIDMDKNGYPDLLVGAYDDNAVILLRSRKIIDITTYIRYQNKDLTYQEKIAPIDPNKHGCPADPTSNYTCFSFEACCKTASLVRDEDTQNLRLNYYIEAETYSGVRKFSRVWFKNDNLRPSSINRTVTLDPKGVVHCQSDTVYLKENTRDIQSPIKFRFNYTLIQEEPVMPVEGAPLPEMKNFPILNQQEAARIFEATFQKECGSNDICESNVQLQAALNLTALSTAPNFYELLLGEKEEVVVDVNVTNIGESAYEAQLFIIHSPSLSYIASKSNDSILCNLYNNTVVCAIGNPFKMNQSVNIQVRFDPKGLGDNESQLEFITFVNSTSKEVIEKKPISLKATVSKRAELSIQGNIQRTYYGGLVIGESAIKHLHEVGPKVSHVYEVFNEGPWKVNIVEVHISWPYEVANDKPHGKWLLYLEELPTVQASGGGQCSLPYEHDVNPLGLQGSLSLDDVDAIFPSTTVISPLNGYMNRSSNMRRRRDTEKVINTKTMIGEDGLRHQIVSMNCKASTAKCFDIKCIIYNLQRNQEAVIAIKARLWNSTLVEDYPRVDEVRIGSNARIIIPSNVVIEQENLKDDEAVAETIAYPSLLGQQDAEPVPIWIIIVAIVAGLLLLILLTLVLWKLGFFKRRRPDPTLSGNLEKHRDDNPENEALFKH